Proteins from a single region of Maridesulfovibrio ferrireducens:
- the panB gene encoding 3-methyl-2-oxobutanoate hydroxymethyltransferase, which produces MKKVTAPAIIDLKGKRKITAITAYDYSSGQIADAAEVDMILVGDSLGMVVLGYEDTLSVTMEDMLHHTAAVSRGASRALIIGDMPFMSYQPSVSMAVENAGKFLSKTGARAVKLEGGFPFLEHVRAIVSSGVPVQGHIGLTPQHVARFGGFKAQGKTARSAAALVDEALALEAAGCFSIVLEAIPSEVAQEITNRVSIPTIGIGAGPDTDGQILVYHDILGLFDRFVPMFVKKFAQLRGDSIGAIKTYCDEVFAGEFPGKENFTNMNADELKIFKTLLMENNKN; this is translated from the coding sequence ATGAAAAAAGTTACAGCTCCTGCAATCATAGACTTGAAAGGTAAGAGAAAAATCACAGCAATAACCGCTTACGACTATTCTTCGGGACAAATTGCCGACGCTGCGGAAGTGGATATGATTCTTGTCGGAGACTCATTAGGGATGGTTGTTCTAGGTTACGAAGACACTCTGTCTGTTACTATGGAAGATATGCTTCATCATACGGCGGCTGTTTCACGCGGGGCTTCAAGGGCGCTTATTATTGGAGACATGCCTTTCATGTCTTACCAGCCCTCTGTTAGTATGGCGGTTGAGAATGCTGGAAAATTTTTAAGCAAGACTGGCGCGCGTGCCGTTAAGCTTGAAGGCGGGTTTCCTTTTCTTGAGCATGTTCGCGCAATTGTCAGTTCCGGCGTGCCTGTACAGGGCCACATCGGCCTGACTCCTCAGCATGTTGCCCGGTTTGGTGGGTTTAAGGCTCAGGGTAAGACTGCCCGTTCGGCAGCGGCCCTTGTTGATGAAGCTCTTGCGCTTGAAGCTGCCGGATGTTTTTCAATTGTGCTTGAAGCCATTCCCTCTGAAGTTGCGCAGGAGATTACGAATCGTGTTTCGATTCCTACAATAGGCATCGGGGCAGGACCTGATACAGACGGGCAGATTTTAGTCTATCACGATATTTTGGGCCTTTTTGATAGATTTGTACCTATGTTTGTTAAGAAATTTGCTCAGCTTCGCGGTGATAGTATCGGCGCGATAAAGACTTATTGTGATGAGGTTTTTGCAGGGGAGTTCCCGGGAAAAGAAAACTTTACTAATATGAATGCTGACGAATTGAAGATATTCAAAACTTTGCTTATGGAAAATAATAAGAATTAA
- a CDS encoding sensor histidine kinase KdpD, whose amino-acid sequence MNDAKKSADVYSIKTKDALGVGVHLISEVGPEELLIIQRRVHEKMDDYKGYSFSTVEKRALMIFFDLAQEFEKLEEFFTVCTSVPKVLFGVDCRLYIAIGKDEFVPVGGTETKSPICTSVPLEKEFKGGHLFIPIRGNHDLIGQLDFKPAGDVIGCFEIYNFSDLSAHQSLFFEKYVNRIGFQLHSKLLRRKGQEHLEFVRNLVKDVGHNVIVPNMYFKLFYNRLRDRIENIQKLSDELNSKSSGEIKNELNTLYAGLVSQFNEIHSHYEQTSLFLETLLRRRHFEEGRYIVEKRPCNLLKQIIEPQLERYKSRFEERGIRIDMSMGGVPDREVRIVADVGLISQVYANLFSNAVKYTREVVLHNGSHDKFTAYGWDHLKKFFENGWDGLKLNVFTSGPPLSLEDSDKLFQAGFRCENTGSEYGSGHGLFFVRQVVELHGGKVGYESGERGNNFYFILPFGPE is encoded by the coding sequence ATGAATGATGCAAAAAAAAGTGCTGATGTTTATTCAATTAAGACAAAAGATGCACTTGGTGTCGGTGTACACCTGATTTCGGAGGTTGGGCCGGAAGAACTGTTAATTATACAGCGCCGTGTTCATGAGAAGATGGATGATTACAAAGGTTACAGCTTTTCGACGGTAGAGAAGCGTGCTTTGATGATATTTTTTGATTTAGCTCAAGAATTTGAAAAGCTTGAAGAGTTTTTCACAGTATGTACTTCTGTTCCTAAAGTCCTTTTCGGCGTTGATTGCAGGCTTTATATTGCAATTGGAAAGGACGAGTTTGTTCCGGTTGGCGGCACAGAAACGAAATCTCCGATTTGTACCTCTGTGCCTCTTGAAAAAGAGTTTAAAGGGGGCCATCTTTTTATTCCCATCCGCGGAAATCATGACCTTATCGGCCAACTTGATTTTAAGCCGGCCGGAGATGTTATCGGTTGTTTTGAAATTTATAATTTTAGTGATCTTTCTGCTCATCAGTCTCTTTTCTTTGAAAAATATGTTAACCGTATCGGTTTTCAATTGCATAGTAAGCTCTTACGTCGCAAAGGGCAGGAACATCTCGAGTTTGTCCGTAATCTTGTTAAAGACGTAGGGCATAACGTTATTGTTCCTAATATGTATTTTAAATTGTTTTATAATAGACTTAGAGACCGTATTGAGAACATTCAGAAGCTTAGTGATGAGCTGAATAGCAAGTCTTCCGGCGAAATAAAAAATGAACTTAATACGTTGTATGCCGGTTTGGTTTCTCAGTTTAATGAAATTCACAGTCATTATGAGCAGACAAGTCTGTTTCTTGAAACTTTACTTAGACGCAGACATTTTGAAGAAGGGCGCTACATAGTTGAGAAGAGGCCGTGTAACCTTCTTAAGCAGATAATCGAGCCGCAGTTGGAACGATATAAATCACGCTTTGAGGAGCGGGGAATCAGGATTGATATGAGCATGGGAGGCGTGCCTGATCGTGAAGTGCGCATTGTTGCCGATGTCGGTTTGATCTCTCAGGTTTATGCGAATCTTTTTTCAAACGCGGTTAAATATACCCGTGAAGTCGTTTTGCACAATGGCAGTCATGACAAGTTCACCGCATACGGTTGGGATCATCTCAAGAAATTTTTTGAGAATGGATGGGATGGTTTAAAGCTGAATGTGTTTACTTCCGGTCCTCCTCTTTCTTTAGAAGATAGTGATAAGTTGTTTCAAGCCGGATTCAGATGTGAAAATACAGGAAGTGAATATGGTTCCGGGCATGGTTTGTTTTTTGTAAGGCAGGTCGTGGAGCTTCATGGGGGGAAAGTAGGATATGAAAGCGGGGAGCGTGGGAATAATTTTTATTTTATTCTTCCTTTTGGACCTGAATAA
- a CDS encoding peptide chain release factor 3, producing the protein MQEQVDKIIKKEVERRRTFGIISHPDAGKTTLTEKLLLYGGAIQMAGTVKSRKANRHATSDWMAMEQERGISVTTSVMKFNYRDYEINLLDTPGHQDFSEDTYRVLTAVDSALMVIDCAKGVENQTKKLMEVCRMRDTPIITFINKMDREGIDPFDLLADIEETLKIECAPLSWPIGMGSDFKGTYNMHKGELHLFSATHGGSIQKGEVITDLNSPRLDELLGSQADQLREELDLLQGAGYPFDKERYLAGKQTPVFFGSAINNFGVQEMLNSFVELAPCPGPRASTTRDVSPFESDFSAFAFKIQANMDPAHRDRIAFMRICSGKFTRGMKVRHHRIGKDFQIANATIFMAQDRTGVEEAWPGDIIGVHNHGTIKIGDTFTSSKEELKFTGIPNFAPEHFRRVRLKDPLKSKQLNKGLHQLAEEGAVQLFKPLGNNDNILGAVGLLQFEVIMSRLKGEYSVEALYEPVEFHTARWLSSDDIKELEGIKKRYPRFVALDGDNNLTFLAPSQWRLQQAEEEWPKISFQKTREHQ; encoded by the coding sequence ATGCAGGAACAAGTAGATAAAATTATCAAAAAAGAAGTTGAGCGCAGACGCACTTTCGGCATTATCAGCCACCCTGACGCAGGTAAAACAACTTTAACTGAAAAACTGCTCCTTTATGGTGGAGCTATTCAGATGGCGGGAACAGTAAAATCCCGCAAAGCAAACCGCCACGCAACATCCGACTGGATGGCAATGGAGCAGGAGCGCGGTATCTCCGTAACAACTTCTGTTATGAAATTTAATTATCGCGATTATGAAATCAATCTGCTTGATACACCGGGCCATCAGGATTTCTCCGAAGACACATACCGGGTATTAACAGCAGTAGACTCAGCTCTTATGGTTATCGACTGCGCAAAGGGTGTTGAAAATCAGACAAAAAAACTGATGGAAGTCTGCCGCATGCGCGATACCCCCATCATCACTTTCATTAATAAAATGGACCGTGAAGGGATCGATCCCTTTGACCTGCTTGCCGACATCGAAGAAACTTTAAAAATTGAGTGCGCTCCGCTGAGCTGGCCCATTGGTATGGGTTCAGATTTCAAAGGAACATACAATATGCATAAAGGTGAACTTCACCTTTTTTCTGCAACTCACGGCGGCTCTATTCAAAAAGGGGAAGTCATAACTGATCTGAATAGTCCGCGCCTTGATGAACTGCTTGGATCTCAAGCTGATCAACTACGCGAAGAACTGGACCTGCTACAAGGTGCCGGTTACCCTTTTGATAAAGAACGCTATCTCGCAGGTAAGCAGACTCCTGTATTTTTCGGTAGCGCCATCAACAACTTCGGTGTTCAGGAAATGCTGAATTCTTTTGTTGAACTGGCTCCCTGCCCCGGCCCCAGAGCAAGCACAACCCGCGATGTTTCACCCTTTGAAAGCGATTTTTCAGCCTTTGCCTTTAAAATACAGGCCAACATGGACCCCGCGCACCGTGACCGCATAGCGTTCATGCGCATTTGTTCAGGTAAATTTACCCGAGGAATGAAGGTCCGCCATCATCGCATCGGTAAAGATTTTCAAATTGCCAATGCAACTATCTTCATGGCTCAGGACCGTACAGGAGTTGAAGAAGCCTGGCCCGGTGATATTATAGGTGTTCACAACCACGGAACCATCAAAATCGGTGATACCTTTACTTCTTCGAAGGAAGAATTGAAATTCACCGGAATACCGAACTTTGCCCCTGAACATTTTCGCAGAGTTCGCCTTAAAGATCCGCTGAAAAGCAAACAGCTCAATAAAGGATTGCACCAGCTAGCAGAAGAAGGCGCGGTTCAGCTCTTCAAACCTCTAGGCAACAACGATAATATTCTCGGAGCTGTCGGGCTGCTCCAGTTCGAAGTAATCATGTCCCGCTTGAAAGGTGAGTACAGCGTTGAAGCACTTTACGAACCAGTAGAATTTCACACGGCAAGATGGCTTTCCAGTGACGATATTAAAGAATTGGAAGGAATTAAAAAGCGTTATCCCCGCTTTGTAGCTCTTGACGGAGATAACAATCTGACCTTTCTTGCCCCCAGCCAGTGGAGATTACAACAGGCGGAAGAAGAATGGCCGAAGATCTCTTTCCAAAAAACAAGAGAGCATCAATAG
- a CDS encoding S24 family peptidase, whose amino-acid sequence MSKWFDETLERIKKATGTRTQVQLAEILNIRQSSISDAKRRSSIPAEWYIKLYKTHGLNPEWLSDGVEPVYMKPGKGKISADNILSETTAQYGQVPSRGRVVPVSSMAGEESGSEQWAPQQVGELNIPETFYRPSMVVLKVEGSSMEPAIRRNAFAGVDETQKRLMAGDIYAVHVPYQGVVIRRVFFDPENSRFILRPEDPQHPELYIAVQDQNKLVVGRVVWVMQEV is encoded by the coding sequence ATGTCTAAATGGTTCGACGAAACATTAGAAAGAATTAAAAAAGCAACTGGAACAAGAACTCAGGTTCAGCTGGCTGAGATTTTAAACATCAGGCAGTCAAGTATTTCCGATGCTAAAAGACGCAGTTCTATTCCAGCGGAATGGTATATTAAATTATACAAAACTCATGGATTGAATCCTGAGTGGCTTTCCGATGGTGTTGAGCCCGTATATATGAAGCCGGGTAAAGGCAAAATTTCAGCTGATAATATTCTGAGTGAAACAACCGCACAGTACGGACAGGTTCCGTCAAGAGGAAGGGTTGTTCCTGTTTCTTCAATGGCCGGCGAAGAGTCCGGTTCTGAACAATGGGCACCGCAGCAGGTCGGGGAATTGAATATCCCTGAGACATTTTACAGACCTTCTATGGTTGTTCTTAAAGTAGAAGGTTCTTCAATGGAGCCAGCCATTAGAAGAAATGCTTTTGCGGGAGTCGACGAGACTCAGAAGCGGCTCATGGCCGGTGATATTTATGCTGTCCATGTTCCTTATCAGGGTGTGGTCATCCGCAGGGTCTTTTTTGATCCTGAAAATTCACGCTTTATTTTACGCCCGGAAGACCCTCAGCATCCCGAACTGTACATAGCTGTTCAGGATCAGAATAAGCTGGTTGTCGGACGTGTTGTCTGGGTTATGCAGGAAGTTTAG
- a CDS encoding 3'-5' exonuclease — MQLPEKYKKKITKEEINELPLRQYEGPIKLIDCEENIPEIIAEISESGLLGFDTETRPVFRKGLSYPPSLIQLATANCVYLLHLNHIPLSIEIKKLLSSANIIKTGVAVINDVKELKQVSHFEAKGFVDLGDLARSLEMQTNGLRNLAANLLGFRISKGVQCSNWGRKDLSPQQITYAATDAWVSREIYLKFQEMGAL; from the coding sequence ATGCAATTACCTGAAAAATATAAGAAAAAAATTACTAAAGAGGAAATCAACGAGCTTCCTTTGCGACAGTACGAAGGACCTATCAAGCTTATTGATTGTGAAGAAAACATCCCTGAAATTATCGCTGAAATAAGTGAATCAGGATTACTTGGATTTGACACAGAAACCAGACCTGTCTTCCGCAAAGGGCTTTCGTATCCTCCATCACTGATTCAGCTTGCGACAGCCAACTGTGTTTACCTTCTGCACCTGAATCACATTCCGCTATCAATCGAAATAAAAAAACTGCTTTCCTCCGCCAATATTATTAAAACCGGAGTTGCAGTTATAAATGATGTAAAAGAGCTGAAACAAGTTTCTCACTTTGAAGCAAAAGGATTTGTTGATCTGGGGGATCTTGCAAGATCTCTTGAAATGCAGACCAACGGACTTCGTAATCTTGCTGCCAATCTGCTCGGCTTCCGCATTTCCAAAGGAGTTCAATGCTCTAACTGGGGGCGCAAAGATCTCTCTCCGCAACAAATCACGTATGCAGCGACCGATGCTTGGGTAAGCAGAGAAATCTATTTAAAATTTCAGGAAATGGGAGCTCTTTAA